The Niastella koreensis GR20-10 genome includes a window with the following:
- a CDS encoding sialate O-acetylesterase — protein MYRLLSLFTTILLSTTVFCEVKLPRLISDNMVLQRDTKLTIWGWAAVGEKVNIRFKDKTYAATTGADSTWSVVLPALKAGGPFDMQINGSNQVVIKNIVIGDVWVCSGQSNMELPMERVKEKYPTVIAQAANPNIRQFNVATTYDFQRARKDYDSGNWQLADPQTVLQFTAVGYFFAKALYEKYQVPIGLIKASVGGSPAEAWLNEDALKAFPQHLEMALKYKRAGYMDSIRARDQQVRNDWYQTIWQQDQGLHDTKPWYDPGVNTSDWKTMPVPGFWDEHGLKGVNGVVWFRKDIEVPASMTGKPAKLLLGRIVDQDSVFVNGRFAGTIGYQYPPRRYELPAGMLQPGKNTIVVRVINNAGRGGFITDKPYKITVGEETIDLKGDWQFKPGTTAPPLPSATFFQYMPTGLYKAMVSPMLPYRIKGVIWYQGESNAGRAVEYRTLFPAVINTWRQQWHEGNFPFLFVQLANYMETKDQPGESGWAMTREAQLKTLSLPNTGMAVISDIGEWNDIHPLNKEDVGKRLALWAEKQAYGDQKVVYSGPLYQGMKVQGNKITLQFTGTGSGLMAKDGRELKYFAIAGADKKFVWANATIEGNKVIVWSDQVPQPVAVRYAWADNPEGANLYNKENLPASPFRTDNW, from the coding sequence ATGTACCGATTGCTTTCCTTATTTACTACTATTCTGTTAAGTACAACTGTGTTTTGTGAAGTAAAACTCCCCCGTCTCATCAGCGATAATATGGTGTTGCAACGGGATACGAAGTTGACTATCTGGGGCTGGGCGGCGGTTGGTGAAAAAGTTAACATTCGTTTTAAGGATAAAACCTATGCTGCCACCACCGGCGCAGATAGTACCTGGTCGGTAGTGCTGCCTGCACTAAAAGCCGGCGGGCCGTTTGATATGCAGATCAACGGTTCAAACCAGGTTGTAATAAAAAACATTGTAATTGGCGATGTATGGGTTTGTAGCGGCCAGTCGAACATGGAGCTGCCGATGGAACGGGTAAAAGAAAAGTATCCCACTGTGATTGCGCAAGCTGCCAATCCGAACATCAGGCAGTTTAATGTAGCTACTACCTATGATTTTCAGCGGGCACGTAAAGACTATGATTCTGGGAACTGGCAACTGGCCGATCCGCAGACTGTATTACAATTCACCGCAGTAGGCTATTTCTTTGCCAAAGCATTATACGAAAAATACCAGGTACCCATTGGTTTAATAAAAGCCAGTGTGGGCGGTTCACCTGCCGAAGCCTGGTTGAACGAAGATGCCCTCAAAGCTTTTCCGCAACACCTGGAAATGGCGCTGAAGTACAAGCGCGCAGGTTACATGGACAGTATTCGCGCCCGGGATCAGCAGGTTCGGAATGACTGGTATCAAACCATCTGGCAACAGGATCAAGGGTTACACGATACCAAACCCTGGTACGATCCCGGGGTGAATACATCCGATTGGAAAACCATGCCGGTGCCTGGCTTTTGGGATGAACACGGATTGAAAGGGGTGAATGGCGTGGTTTGGTTTAGAAAAGATATCGAGGTGCCAGCCTCCATGACCGGCAAACCCGCAAAGTTGTTATTAGGAAGAATTGTTGACCAGGATTCCGTTTTTGTAAATGGCCGTTTCGCCGGTACTATTGGGTATCAGTATCCGCCCAGAAGATACGAATTGCCGGCGGGGATGTTACAACCGGGAAAGAACACCATAGTAGTGCGTGTAATTAATAATGCGGGTCGGGGTGGATTTATTACTGACAAACCCTATAAAATAACTGTAGGGGAGGAAACCATCGACCTTAAAGGCGACTGGCAGTTTAAGCCGGGTACTACAGCGCCTCCCTTACCATCGGCCACCTTTTTTCAATATATGCCAACGGGTTTATACAAAGCCATGGTATCGCCTATGTTGCCCTATAGAATAAAAGGCGTTATCTGGTACCAGGGCGAATCCAATGCAGGACGGGCAGTTGAGTACCGGACATTATTTCCGGCAGTGATAAACACCTGGCGCCAGCAATGGCACGAAGGCAATTTCCCCTTCCTGTTTGTGCAACTGGCCAATTATATGGAAACGAAAGATCAGCCCGGTGAAAGTGGCTGGGCCATGACTAGAGAAGCCCAGTTGAAGACTTTATCTTTGCCCAACACCGGCATGGCAGTGATCAGCGATATAGGCGAGTGGAATGATATTCATCCGCTGAATAAAGAAGATGTTGGTAAGCGGCTGGCACTGTGGGCAGAAAAACAGGCATATGGCGATCAAAAAGTAGTGTATTCCGGTCCGTTATACCAGGGCATGAAAGTGCAGGGCAACAAAATTACGCTGCAGTTTACCGGCACCGGCAGTGGCCTGATGGCCAAAGACGGCAGGGAACTCAAATACTTCGCCATCGCAGGCGCCGATAAAAAGTTTGTATGGGCCAATGCCACCATAGAAGGAAACAAAGTAATAGTATGGAGCGACCAGGTGCCGCAACCCGTTGCCGTTCGGTATGCCTGGGCTGATAACCCGGAAGGAGCTAATTTGTATAATAAGGAGAATTTACCTGCGTCTCCATTTAGAACAGACAATTGGTAA